In Strigops habroptila isolate Jane chromosome 2, bStrHab1.2.pri, whole genome shotgun sequence, one genomic interval encodes:
- the GPR12 gene encoding G-protein coupled receptor 12, translating to MNEDLKVNLSWLPQDHVEASSTENASATGSSLVPVVDPEPELLVNPWDIVLCTSGTLISCENAVVVLIIFHNPSLRAPMFLLIGSLALADLLAGIGLIINFVFAYLLQSEATKLVTIGLIVASFSASVGSLLAITVDRYLSLYYALTYNSERTVTFTYVMLILLWGASICVGLLPVMGWNCLRDESTCSVIRPLTKNNAAVLSVSFLLMFALMLQLYIQICKIVMRHAHQIALQHHFLATSHYVTTRKGVSTLAIILGTFAACWMPFTLYSLIADYTYPSIYTYATLLPATYNSIINPVIYAFRNQEIQKALWLICCGCIPSNLSQRARSPSDV from the coding sequence atgaatgaagatCTGAAGGTTAATTTGAGCTGGCTGCCTCAGGATCATGTAGAAGCCAGCTCTACCGAGAATGCCTCAGCCACAGGCTCCTCCCTGGTTCCTGTCGTAGACCCAGAGCCAGAGCTTTTGGTAAACCCCTGGGACATTGTCTTGTGTACTTCAGGGACCCTTATCTCCTGCGAAAATGCCGTTGTGGTTCTTATCATTTTCCATAATCCCAGTCTTCGTGCCCCCATGTTCCTCCTGATAGGCAGCCTGGCGCTGGCAGATCTCTTAGCAGGCATTGGATTGATCATCAATTTTGTTTTTGCATACCTTCTGCAATCAGAAGCTACGAAACTGGTTACGATTGGACTGATTGTTGCCTCTTTCTCAGCATCTGTCGGCAGCTTGCTGGCTATTACTGTTGACCGTTACCTCTCCCTGTATTACGCTTTGACTTACAATTCGGAGAGGACTGTCACTTTTACCTATGTCATGCTTATATTGCTCTGGGGAGCATCTATCTGTGTTGGACTGCTGCCTGTAATGGGCTGGAACTGCCTCAGAGATGAATCCACCTGCAGTGTTATCAGACCACTCACTAAAAATAATGCAGCTGTTCTTTCGGTCTCTTTCTTGCTTATGTTTGCCCTCATGCTGCAGCTCTACATTCAGATCTGTAAAATCGTGATGCGCCATGCCCATCAGATTGCCTTGCAACACCATTTCCTGGCCACTTCCCACTATGTGACCACCCGAAAAGGAGTGTCTACTTTGGCCATTATTTTGGGGACTTTTGCTGCTTGCTGGATGCCTTTTACGCTCTATTCTCTAATAGCAGATTACACCTACCCTTCTATATACACCTATGCCACCCTCCTGCCAGCTACCTACAATTCCATCATCAATCCTGTAATATATGCTTTTAGAAACCAGGAGATACAGAAAGCACTTTGGCTCATCTGTTGTGGCTGTATTCCTTCTAACCTGTCTCAGAGAGCAAGATCACCCAGTGATGTCTGA